The following nucleotide sequence is from Pagrus major chromosome 16, Pma_NU_1.0.
CAGAGCCTACAGGAGCCGCTCAAAGTCCAGAGCCTCAACACACCCTGTCAGTTTGAGTTCAGATGGTAAGTTGATTGGATAAAATAAGGGAataatatttattgtatttgtatttattgccTAGGAAGGCAGACTTTGAAGTTGACAGAAATGTTGAACTACAAATGTTAAATCTTCTCTCAAAACTTGGTTGTGTTCTCCAGATAAAAGGGAATTCCTCAAAGCTTCAAAGGTCAAGGCTGTGAAGATCCTAGGAACGGAGAAGCTGGAACTCCTGGAGAGTGTGAAACCAATCCTGTCAGAGCAGTCAATGGAGTCCAAACAGGTGTCACCAGAGCCAGAGACATGGGTGAGACATGACCCCgatgaaaagaatgaaaagacTCCATCAAAGGTGGGTGTTTGGGAGTGACTGTCAGCTTCACACTGAACACATTGCACACCAAAGATAAGGCTTTGTCAGGAATTCAAAATATAGGCCTAGAAATATACATTCTTCTATCTTGGACTAGATGTGAAGACAAGGCAAGAGGCATTTTAGGGATGGCTAAAAGATTTTCCATACCacctttttatacattttcaacACATGGGAAATGGACTTTCACATCTTTTGCTGTACAGGaagaattattgttttttataacaGTTGATCCTAACTGTCACACCATTTTATCAAAGTTTcaacaaatacacagtatattaaGCACAGTGCAATGTCTATTATTATGCCTgaggtctgtgttgtgttgaatcTCCTGTCTTGTGTTAACCTTTGGACCCCTGAGGGAACACACATACTCTCTGTATTTATTCCTGTCTTCATAGATAACATGACAGTGGTCTTCTTCACTCATCGGCACCTGGGATTAAAGGGCTGTCATGTGACTTGGGTGACGACAATATGTGTATGCGTTGAAGTTTAATTGATAACTCTTGTAATATTGACAATGTTTAGTTTATCAACCAGAGTTTtgcaagtaaacacacacatatgtagaTGAATTGCATTTAGACATGATGCACAAGGTTCATACAAATGCTAATATCACACATAATGATCAAGCAAatcagatattatattgcagTGACTCCACTTCATATAGACTTTTTTACATGACAAATGTATTTATGCTTGCAGTTGAAATGGGTCGTTGTTATTTAGCAGAGTCTGCCACTCGCTGATGGAGCGCAGGCGTGTGGACTGCGTTGTAGTGACTATTCCTGTCAAGAGAGCTAAAAACAGACGAAGAACTCCTCTCCTTTTGCCAAAGATAAGTTGGTACACGGGCGGTGTGCTGAGGGGCTGGGAAACCTACGTCACCATCATTCTGCCACTTTAGACAGAGAAGACAtcctttttactttattttgttggctttatttttgttttattctctttcAAGGTCTGTTCTTGAAGCACTCATGTAAGGGAGCCTAGCCTTTGACAGTTGTatgtggggggaggggggacgCTGCAGTTTGTTGAAGCTAATACTTTAATAATTACTTGTGCAATAGAAGTACTCTAtttactttttgtgtgtgtatatatatcaatattagCAATGGAAGCTATAAACCATCTATATGAACTTCACAAACTGTCAAAGCTCACCTTTAACAAAAGTGTTATGAACATCTCTAACTGTCtgattttcttgtctttttgaaACAGAGTGATGAGGTGGAGCCTGATGATATGCCTAGCCCAAAGATGTCCCcaacaagaaaaataatctcTTTCAGCATTAATGTAAGTGACttgaatttaatatttttttccccctcaaacACTGCTTTACATTAACCTGAACATATATTGATGTGCTCTAACATCTGTTTTTCTCCTAATCTTGTCCTATCAGAATTCTGTGGCCAAACCAACGGTAGCTGCTCCATCTTCTGCTAAGGTAACACCAAGAGTGGACATCTATGAAAGCAGGAAGCCCTATGGCCACTGGGTTCCAGTCAAAACAGGCCATAACTCACGCAAACGCACACTCGCCATATTATAGCGTGTGGCAGAATACATGGacactgtaaatactgtaaatattttgtaCATATCGTTTTCTTTCAGATGTTAAAGAATTAAGTGACACGAAAGTGGAGAATTCGTTCAGGtgggattatttttttccctttttgtatGGTGCTGTTCATTGGTCCAATaaagatatttatttaataaaaagtgattgtttctgtttgtttttgtaactaGTCTCGTAAATCACTGATATGCACTCAGTGACTCAATGTTGGGCCTTGAAAAGGTGTTCAAGGAAAAGCTTTGGTTGGAAGTTAATCAAATTAGAAGGTT
It contains:
- the rsrp1 gene encoding arginine/serine-rich protein 1: MAKVKDSHSEMARARQSDGINVIFDQESPSSSRSHSRSGSPGVSSRSSGSGRHRGRGSYRGRYRSSSSSRSRSSSHSRSRSHPRCHRRSSRCRCDNHPRNGRAHSRSFSRSPSPDRYSRHSRYRSCSRSSSHQSRHRRDVSRLRCRSSRSPSRAYRSRSKSRASTHPVSLSSDDKREFLKASKVKAVKILGTEKLELLESVKPILSEQSMESKQVSPEPETWVRHDPDEKNEKTPSKSDEVEPDDMPSPKMSPTRKIISFSINNSVAKPTVAAPSSAKVTPRVDIYESRKPYGHWVPVKTGHNSRKRTLAIL